In the Brassica napus cultivar Da-Ae chromosome A7, Da-Ae, whole genome shotgun sequence genome, one interval contains:
- the LOC106355080 gene encoding DNA-binding protein DDB_G0278111-like, which yields MADPELEAIRQRRMQELMAQHGTGKQGNQQNPDQERAQEDAKREADERRQIMLSQILSSQARERIARIALVKPEKARGVEDVILRAAQMGQIVEKVSEERLITLLEQINSQTSKQTKVTIQRRRGVDDD from the exons ATG GCTGATCCTGAACTAGAAGCTATCAGGCAGAGGAGAATGCAAGAGCTCATGGCTCAACATGGCACT GGGAAGCAGGGCAATCAGCAGAATCCAGATCAAGAGAGAGCACAAGAAGATGCTAAAAG GGAAGCTGATGAACGTAGACAAATAATGCTTAGTCAAATACTGTCTTCCCAAGCCCGAGAGAGAA TTGCTAGAATTGCATTGGTGAAACCTGAGAAAGCTAGAGGCGTTGAGGATGTTATCTTAAGGGCTGCTCAAATGGGACAGATTGTTGAGAAG GTTTCTGAGGAACGGCTTATAACCCTCTTGGAACAGATAAACAGCCAAACTAGCAAGCAGACCAAAGTCACG ATCCAGAGACGTCGTGGGGTGGACGATGattag
- the LOC106393471 gene encoding uncharacterized protein LOC106393471 produces MVSARLVDCPDIPEETEMQPNPDMMFAAGEEPIGVRVLSYQSSSALKQIFNALDEGELDIIRRSSFGKLIEIADKPVFSGRFARYMLSRQLKTKKKHEAWFRFAGKPVRFSLLEFAIVTGLPCGQFPPKSKMMLKETITEQPYWPSLFGKVDTVTVSSVIKMLYRKTVKDTEIRIKYACLALLESVLLPTSLKMKISRDHVEAIKDLDAFFAYPWGRVAFDMLMGSIKERDEIALSQNTIAIKGFVLALQLVMVEAVPALTDVVQDTCSSSESDSEDVDGHGRDIFCKKQTLNPAHARNVDKRIDLLVNSVLVEDPVGRINAGNLVYSDEEHDARVESMLVRISRSHRFNNSDFPSGLKKSDVDRMREVVKSTTKPKRAKKFQSNVQDSETSYIVQVVLEKIKAEVASMERNIKVATSGVEAIEQKVGVYVETLLEKFKEEMLTFVTEKAGNLTPSNKAHAGSGYVCVTRVLQSCAQSAISENRSRQTPSINEGRKRQPQCLMDEPSFSLGLTQKAFIPVEIPILPTNQVHHQEPIADINVGDNNEEGQSSWRSKRQKTVPSGLVCDYQCAPHVLARLRESQRCIFVIQDISEQTRKYAKLVTKLQGKFVFNILGLAVSAKELLLIVDRPRTYSAKVFDILIRVLRSVMSPLLPPQGSRSAAFLDTKFVPSIMRTFPKFLKSKNKEGIRFDAGSGSIIILDCNLALHKDATLEKIIKPVVQMLPYLARYACQPLGAEPVIQCYDVARPKSVAQSKVPVDSGLMALLMMVYHALYGLDACKTITRELLEEEGKSAAILAYEFKEKL; encoded by the exons ATGGTGTCTGCTCGGCTGGTTGATTGTCCTGATATACCAGAAGAAACAGAGATGCAGCCAAATCCAGATATGATGTTTGCAGCCGGTGAGGAACCAATTGGGGTTCGTGTTCTTAGCTATCAATCATCTAGTgctttaaaacagatttttaatGCGTTAGACGAAGGAGAATTAGATATTATAAGGAGGTCTTCTTTTGGAAAGTTGATAGAGATTGCCGACAAACCAGTTTTTTCTGGTAGATTCGCTCGTTATATGTTGTCAAGGCAGctgaaaacgaagaagaagcacgAAGCGTGGTTTCGATTTGCTGGTAAACCGGTCCGGTTTTCACTTCTCGAATTTGCTATTGTGACGGGCCTACCATGTGGTCAATTTCCCCCGAAGTCAAAGATGATGCTAAAGGAAACAATAACTGAGCAACCTTATTGGCCGTCGTTATTCGGAAAAGTTGACACGGTGACCGTCTCTTCCGTCATCAAGATGCTGTACCGGAAAACAGTAAAGGACACGGAGATCCGGATCAAATATGCATGTTTGGCGCTGCTTGAATCTGTTTTGCTGCCAACAAGCTTAAAGATGAAGATATCAAGAGATCATGTTGAAGCTATAAAAGATCTTGATGCGTTTTTTGCCTATCCTTGGGGGAGAGTAGCATTTGACATGCTTATGGGGAGTAtcaaagagagagatgagataGCTTTGTCGCAAAACACGATTGCTATAAAAGGATTTGTTCTTGCATTACAGCTTGTTATGGTAGAAGCAGTACCGGCGTTGACAGATGTTGTGCAAGATACGTGTTCATCATCCGAATCAGATAGTGAAGATGTGGATGGACATGGCCGTGATATTTTCTGTAAGAAACAGACTCTGAACCCTGCACACGCACGCAATGTAGATAAGAGAATTGAT CTTCTCGTAAATAGCGTCTTGGTTGAAGATCCGGTCGGGCGAATAAACGCGGGAAATTTGGTTTATTCAGACGAAGAACATGATGCGCGAGTTGAAAGCATGTTAGTGCGCATTAGCCGTAGCCATCGTTTCAATAATTCTGATTTTCCCTCTGGCCTTAAAAAGAGTGATGTTGATCGTATGCGAGAAGTGGTTAAATCAACTACAAAGCCAAAGAGAGCTAAGAAGTTCCAGTCTAATGTGCAAGACAGTGAGACCAGTTATATCGTTCAGGTTGTGCTAGAGAAAATTAAAGCTGAGGTTGCTTCAATGGAAAGAAACATCAAAGTGGCGACTTCTGGAGTAGAAGCAATAGAACAGAAAGTTGGTGTCTACGTTGAAACATTATTAGAAAAGTTTAAGGAAGAAATGCTCACATTTGTCACTGAAAAG GCTGGGAATCTCACTCCAAGTAATAAAGCTCATGCTGGATCTGGATATGTTTGCGTCACACGGGTACTTCAGTCATGTGCACAGTCAGCTATCAGCGAAAATCGTTCTAGGCAAACTCCTTCCATCAAC GAAGGTCGTAAAAGGCAGCCACAATGCTTGATGGATGAACCTTCGTTCTCGCTTGGACTAACACAGAAAGCGTTTATTCCGGTTGAAATTCCTATATTGCCGACAAACCAGGTTCATCATCAGGAACCTATAGCCGACATTAATGTTGGTGACAACAATGAAGAAGGCCAATCATCATGGAGAAGTAAGAGGCAGAAGACGGTTCCATCAGGTCTCGTTTGTGATTATCAATGTGCTCCGCATGTACTTGCTCGTCTTAGGGAATCTCAGAGGTGCATATTTGTTATACAAGATATATCTGAACAGACAAGAAAGTATGCAAAACTGGTTACCAAATTGCAAGGGAAATT TGTGTTCAACATCTTGGGATTGGCAGTATCTGCAAAGGAACTACTACTAATTGTGGATCGACCTCGTACATACTCTGCTAAG GTTTTTGATATTCTAATTCGAGTTCTACGTTCGGTTATGTCTCCATTGCTGCCTCCTCAAGGTTCTCGGAGTGCTGCATTTCTAGACACCAAATTTGTCCCTTCTATTATGAGGACCTTTCCAAAGTTTCTCAAGTCGAAAAATAAAGAAG GAATCCGTTTTGATGCTGGTAGTGGGAGTATTATCATCCTTGATTGCAATTTGGCATTGCACAAGGATGCCACActggaaaaaattataaaaccagTCGTGCAGATGTTGCCTTATCTTGCTAGATATGCATGTCAACCTTTGGGAGCAGAGCCTGTGATTCAGTGTTATGATGTTGCTAGGCCAAAGTCAGTAGCTCAGAGTAAAGTTCCTGTTGACTCTGGGTTGATGGCTTTGTTGATGATGGTGTATCACGCCCTCTATGGCCTCGATGCGTGTAAGACAATAACTCGAGAATTGCTTGAAGAGGAAGGGAAGAGTGCAGCAATATTGGCGTATGAGTTCAAGGAGAAGTTGTAG